The Halobaculum magnesiiphilum genome contains the following window.
ACTGCTGAACAGTTGTGGACCAAATGAGGTGGCACAGTGACGCTCTTGCAGGTCGACCCCGCGGTCCTGGCGGAGGGGGTCAACATGATGTGGGTGCTGGTGGTCACCTTCCTCATCTTCTTCATGCACGCCGGCTTCGCGATGCTGGAGGCCGGGCAGGTACGGTCGAAGAACGTCGCCAACCAGCTGACGAAGAACCTCCTGACGTGGAGCGTCGGCGTCGTCGCGTTCTTCCTCGTCGGCGCCGGGGTCTCCGCGCTCGTCGGCGGGATCACCGCCGGCGGGAGCTACTCCATCGCCGAGGCGTTCGGCGTATTGACGACCAGCAACCCCGCCGACTGGGTCAGCTGGCTCTTCGGCGCCGTCTTCGCGATGACGGCGGCGACCATCGTCTCCGGCGCCGTCGCCGGCCGCATGAAGCTGCGCGCGTACGTCAGCTACACCGTCCTGCTGGCGGCGGTCATCTACCCCGTCGTCACGGGGCTGACGTGGGGCGGCGGCCTGCTCGCCTCGCTCGGCTTCGCTGACTTCGCGGGCGGAATGATCGTCCACGGCATGGGCGGCATCGCCGGCCTGACGGCGGCGTACGTCGTCGGCCCGCGCCTGGGTCGCTACAACGAGGACGGCTCGGTGAACGTCATTCCCGGCCACTCGATGACGTTCGCGGTGCTCGGAACGCTCGTGCTCGCGTTCGGCTGGTACGGGTTCAACGTCGGCACGGCAGCCTCGGTGTTCGCCGTCGAGAACGGCGAACTCACGCTCGGGGCGTTCTCCTACGTGGGTCGCGTCGCGCTGACGACGACGCTCGGCATGGCCGCCGGCGCCATCGGCGCGAGCGCGCTCTCGCTGTTCAAGACCGGAAAGGTCGACACGCTGTACGTCGCGAACGGGCTTCTGGCGGGGCTCGTCGGCGTCACCTCGAACACCAACGCGATCACGTGGGTCGGCGGGATCGTCATCGGCCTGCTCGCGGGCGCCCAGCTGCCCATCGTCTTCGAGTTCGTCGAGAAGCGCCTGAAGATCGACGACGTGTGTGCGGTGTTCCCCGTCCACGGGAGCGCCGGCGTGCTCGGCGCGGTGCTGCTGCCGTTCTTCGCGGTCGACGGCTTCACCGTCGGCGCGCTCGTCTCGCAGGTCGTCGGCGTCGTCGTCATCGCCGCCTGGACCATCGCGGCGACGGCCATCGTCTTCGGCGTCATCAAGGCGCTGGGCGAGATCCGCGTCACCCGCGACCACGAGCTCGAGGGGCTCGACTCCTCCGAGCACGGCGTCGACACGTACCCCGAGTTCGGCCGTCCCGACACGGCCGCCGACGGCGGCTTCGTGGAGGACGAGAGCGGTATCATTCGCGCGGACGGCGGCGAGGCGAACGACGGCGGCATCAAGATGGTGACCGCCTTCATCCGCCCGGACAAGCTCTCGGCGGTCAAGACCGGTCTCGCGGAGATCGGCGCGCCGTCGCTGACGGTGACGAACGTCTCCGGTCGCGGCAGCCAGCCCGCGAAGAAGGGCCAGTGGCGCGGCGAGGAGTACACGGTCGACCTCCACCAGAAGGTGAAGATCGAGTGCGTCGTCGCCGACATCCCGGCCGAGGACGTGGCCGAGGCGATCAGCGAGGCCGCACAGACCGGCGAGAAGGGCGACGGGAAGGTGTTCGTCCTGCCCGTCGAGAACGCCTACCAGATCCGGACGGGCGAGGTGGGCCGCGAGGCGGTGTAAGCGCGGCCGACCCGGTCGGCCACGAGCCGACCGATCCTCTTCGACTCGACTGAACGGTCCGCTGCCGACGCCCGTCGGCAGCCGAACCGCCGGACGCCCGCTTCGCATGCGGCGCGGACGCGGCCGCCGGGGGCACGCGACGGAGGACCCCACTGGTACTGGTGCTCACCTCCTCGCGCCCGCCACCGTGCCACGTTCCGTGTCACCGCCCCCGCGGCCGCCGCAGCTGTCTGCCGGGTGATGCGTCCGGCTACGCCCGCGACGGGCCGCCACCCCGTCGCGGGTCGTCACCCGACTTCTGTCCCGAACACGACGCCGATAGCGGCGGCGACGACCGCGACCCAGTAACTACTTTCGGGGTCACACTCCAAGGGCGGCGTATGAACCACGACCGCTCGCGGGAGCTGTACGACCGCGCGCTCTCGGTGCTCGCCGGCGGGGTGAACTCCTCGGTCCGCGCGACGCGACCGTACCCGTTCGTGATCGAGCGCGGCGACGGCGCCCACGTGATCGACGCCGACGGCAACCGCTACCTCGACTACGTGATGGGGTACGGCCCGCTGCTGTACGGCCACGACGCCCCCGATCAGGTGCAGTCGGCGATCCAGCGCCACGCCAGCCAGGGACCGATGTACGGCGGGCCGACCGAGATCGAGGTCGACCACGCTGAGTTCGTCGCCAGGCACGTCCCCAGCGTCGAGATGCTGCGGTTCGTCAACTCCGGCACGGAGGCGACCGTCTCGGCGGTCCGCCTCGCCCGCGCGTACACCGGCCGTGACAAGATCGTGATCATGCAGGGCGGCTACCACGGCGCCCAGGAGTCCACCCTCGTCGAGGCCGGCGACGACCCCTATCACACGCACCCCTCCTCGCCGGGGATCCCCGAGGAGTTCGCCGAGCACACCATCGCCGTCCCGTTCAACGACGAGGCGGCGATCCGGGAGGTCTTCGAGGAGCGGGGCGACGAGATCGCGGCCGTGCTGACCGAGCCGATCCTCGCGAACTACGGCATCGTGATGCCCGTCGACGGCTACCACGAAGCCCTCCGGGATCTCTGTGACGACCACGGCTCGCTGTTGATCTTCGACGAGGTGATCACCGGCTTCCGCGTCGGCGGCCTCCAGTGTGCACAGGGGAAGTTCGGCGTCACGCCCGACCTCACCACGTTCGGAAAGATCATCGGCGGCGGTTTCCCGGTCGGCGCCATCGGCGGCCCCGCGGAGATAATCGAGCACTTCACGCCCAGCGGGGAGGTGTTCCAGTCGGGCACCTTCTCGGGCCACCCCGTCACGATGGCCGCCGGCCACGAATACCTCCGCTACGCCGCCGAACACGACGTGTACGACCACGTGAACGCTCTCGGGGATCGCCTCCGGTCCGGGATCCAGGACATCTGCGAGGACCAGGCGCCCGAGTACACCGTCGTCGGAACCGACTCGATGTTCAAGACGGTGTTCACCCGCGAGGCGCCCGAGACGTTCGAGGGACACTGCGAGGGCGGGTGTCGCCAGCGCGAGTCGTGTCCCAGATACGAGACCTGTCCGAAGACCGGCGCCGACACCGCGGCGGCGGCGACCGAGCGGTGGGAGCGCGTGTTCTGGCAGGAGATGAAAGAGCGGGGGATCTGGCTCACCGCCAACCAGTTCGAGTCGCAGTTCGTCTCCTACGTCCACACCGACGCGGACATCGAGGAGACGCTGGAGGCGTACAAGGAGGCGCTATAGATAGTTCTATCCGAGGAGCTTCTCGCGGAGCGTGCCGACGAGCCGGGTGACGTACCCACGCTGGGAGCGGCGATCGGGCAGTTCGTCCCACAGCGCGAACGCCGACACCACGTCGGCCTCCTGGCTCGCGACCGCGGCCTCGCGCTCGGGCGCGACAACGCCGAGGTTGATCTCGTAGTGGCCGAAGTAGCCGTACTTCAGGAGCTCCCGCTCGCGGAAGTCGACGACGAACTCCCGGACGTCCTCGGGGATCTCCGGGACGACGAGGACGAACGAGAGGTCGGTCCCGTAGTGCTCCTCGTCGCCCTCGACGCGCTCGTCGGCGAGCGCGTGGCCCAGATCGACGATCCGCTCCAACTCCCCGACGGTCACCGACGACTGCCGGCGCGCGAACAGGTACTCGTCGCTGTGGTGGTCGCCGTACCCCAGCGCCGGGTGGAATAACTGCTTCTGTGACTCGATGCGCATCAGCCCGTAGAGGTCGAAGCGCTCCCCGCGAACGCGGTAGTCGCGTTCGAGGTCGTAGTTGAACATGAGCCGGTCGCTCACGCGGTCGAGGTACTCGTCGTCCCAGACGGGCACGTCCTCGTAGGCGGCGCCGTCGAGGATCCGTCCGTGCTCGTCGGTCCGCGGCTCCTCTCCGTCGACGAGGACGTCGTCGTCGGCCGTCCCCGGGTCGACGCCGCCGCCGGAGCCGTCGGCCTCGACTCGCGTCTCCGGGTCGTCCTCGGCCATGGTTACGCCTCCGGCTCGTACGGGTGAACGTCGTCGACGGCGGGCGCGCCCACCGCCAGCAGCGTCACCGAGTCGTCGGCGCCCTCGGGGTTGTGTGCGCGCTGGGGGCTGTCCGGCTCGACGGCGAACAGCGAGCCCTCGGGCACCTCGTAGGTCGTCTCCGGGGTTTCGACGTGGAGCGTCCCCTCGATCACGTAGAACAGCTCCTCCTGATCGTCGTGGTAGTGGTACGCGAGCGGGACGTCCTCGCCGGGGGCCGCGCGAAACCAGTTGGCGGCCATTCGCTCGAACCCCGCCGCCTCGCTCACGCGACGAAGCTCGCAGGGGCGGTCCGGAACGGCCGTCAGTTCGTCCGGATCGATGACGTGGTAACCCATACCTCGCGGGAGGCTCACGGGGATGAAAAGCCCGTCGTCCGACGGCGACGCCGCCGGAGACCCTCGGGGCCGAGGATTTATGACCGCCGTCCCCCATATTGATATCCAATACCATGGGATTCGGCGATCGCGAAACGTGCGGCCGGTGTTCGATGACGACCGTCGTGGACGCGACCGAGGACGGCGAGGGCGCCGCCGACCGCGACCCGTTCGGCGACGACCGGATCGAACTCGACGACGCGGAGCTTCGGCGGACCTCGCCGACCGCGTGGCTCAGCGGCGTCGTCTCGGCGCTCGACGACATCGGGAACCGTCTCACGTACGGCCGGCGCTGAGCCGACCCGATCGCCCGCGAGCCCGGGGCGGGCGTGCCGCAGGAGGGACCCTTATACCGCTCCGGGGCGTACGCGGCTGCTAATCGCATGGAAGAGAGCATCTCCGGCTTCAAGCTGCGCGGGGAATGGGGGGACGCCGTCGAGCACGGCGAACGCATCACCCGCGCGCTTCAGGACGCCGGTGCTTCCGAGGAGTATCCCGAGGCGTTCGAGGCGTGGGACGAGTGGCGACCGAAAGCCCACGAGCGCCTCGGCGAGGACGTGAACGAGAAGACCGCCGAACAGGCGAGCGTCGCCGAGGGGAAAGGCGAGCAGGAGGGGAAAAGTCCCGAGGACGACCTCCAGACCGCCGGCGAGAAGCTCTCGGAGTCGTACGAGCACGTCGAGAACGGCGACAACGACGGCGCGCTCGACTCGTGGAGGGACTCCATCGACCACGTCGCGCGCGCGGCCGACTCGGCCGGGCGCAAGGCGGTTCGGAAGCTGGAGAACACGGTGTACCAGCGCGTGATGACACAGATCGCGCCGTACTACTTCGACAACGAGCTCGTCTCCGCGAACATCCAGAAGTCCACCCGCGGCGAGGGTGGCCCGGAGTTCGTCTTCGAGGTGAACGTCAACGACGACCGGCTGAAGTCCGCGGTGTCCGAGCGCCTCTCGTCGTACGAGGACGAGGTCGACCGCTGGCACGTCGACACCCCGAAGACCGTCGAGGCGTCCGAGGCAGCCGAGGGCGCGGAGGCGCCCGTCGAGACGGTCGAGGACGGAAACGACGGGGAGTCGAACCCGACGACGAACTGAGGCCGCTCCGTCGGCCGCTCCCTTCGTCGTCGGTCCGATCCGCCGGTGTCGACGCAGCGACGCGCCTACTCCACCGGCTCCTTCAGCTCCACCCGATAGCCGAACGGGTCGCGGACGTACACCGCGCCCGCCTCGCCCGTCGCCCCCAGCGGACTGTCGAGTTCCCGTTCGACCGCCACCCCCGCGTCCGCGAGGGTTTCCGTCACCGACTCGATGTCCTCGTCGACGACGAGCGCGACGTGGTCGTAGTTCGTCGCCCCGGGGGCGTCGAATTCGTCGGTCGGCCACAGGTGGATCACGTGTTCGGGCGCGAGTCGCACGTCGAAGAAGGGCTTCTCGCCGGCCTCGAAGCGATCGACGCCCTCCAGTTCGAAGCCGAGCGCGTCGGCGTAGAAGGCGCGGGCGTCGGCCAGGCCGTCGGCGGGGATCCGGAGGGTGACGTGATCGATGGTGCGGACGTGCACGTCCGGGCGTCGCGGCCGGGAGACAAGAAACATTACGCCGCATCGCGCATCCCTGCCCATGACACCGCTCGAAGTCGACGCCGGCGAGCTCACCGCCGAGGAGATCCTCGACGCGCTCCGGGAGGGCCGGCCGGTCGTCGTCACCGCCGATCTGTTCGGGAGCGAGCAGACGCTCACCCTCCGGCACGACGGCGAGACGTTCTACTGCGACACGCCGACGCGGCTGCACAAACACGACGACGAGGCGGGCATGCTCACCTGTATCGAGAAGATGGGCTACGCGAAACAGGACGACGAGGCCTGAGCCGGACGACAGCCGGCGGCCGGCGGCCGCGGGGGCGACTGCCGGGCGCCGCGGGACCGCGACGGGCTCCGCGGAACCGTCGCGCCGCCGCCGCGACCGCCGGG
Protein-coding sequences here:
- a CDS encoding VOC family protein encodes the protein MHVRTIDHVTLRIPADGLADARAFYADALGFELEGVDRFEAGEKPFFDVRLAPEHVIHLWPTDEFDAPGATNYDHVALVVDEDIESVTETLADAGVAVERELDSPLGATGEAGAVYVRDPFGYRVELKEPVE
- a CDS encoding cupin domain-containing protein; translated protein: MGYHVIDPDELTAVPDRPCELRRVSEAAGFERMAANWFRAAPGEDVPLAYHYHDDQEELFYVIEGTLHVETPETTYEVPEGSLFAVEPDSPQRAHNPEGADDSVTLLAVGAPAVDDVHPYEPEA
- a CDS encoding DUF5828 family protein — its product is MEESISGFKLRGEWGDAVEHGERITRALQDAGASEEYPEAFEAWDEWRPKAHERLGEDVNEKTAEQASVAEGKGEQEGKSPEDDLQTAGEKLSESYEHVENGDNDGALDSWRDSIDHVARAADSAGRKAVRKLENTVYQRVMTQIAPYYFDNELVSANIQKSTRGEGGPEFVFEVNVNDDRLKSAVSERLSSYEDEVDRWHVDTPKTVEASEAAEGAEAPVETVEDGNDGESNPTTN
- the hemL gene encoding glutamate-1-semialdehyde 2,1-aminomutase — protein: MNHDRSRELYDRALSVLAGGVNSSVRATRPYPFVIERGDGAHVIDADGNRYLDYVMGYGPLLYGHDAPDQVQSAIQRHASQGPMYGGPTEIEVDHAEFVARHVPSVEMLRFVNSGTEATVSAVRLARAYTGRDKIVIMQGGYHGAQESTLVEAGDDPYHTHPSSPGIPEEFAEHTIAVPFNDEAAIREVFEERGDEIAAVLTEPILANYGIVMPVDGYHEALRDLCDDHGSLLIFDEVITGFRVGGLQCAQGKFGVTPDLTTFGKIIGGGFPVGAIGGPAEIIEHFTPSGEVFQSGTFSGHPVTMAAGHEYLRYAAEHDVYDHVNALGDRLRSGIQDICEDQAPEYTVVGTDSMFKTVFTREAPETFEGHCEGGCRQRESCPRYETCPKTGADTAAAATERWERVFWQEMKERGIWLTANQFESQFVSYVHTDADIEETLEAYKEAL
- a CDS encoding ammonium transporter: MMWVLVVTFLIFFMHAGFAMLEAGQVRSKNVANQLTKNLLTWSVGVVAFFLVGAGVSALVGGITAGGSYSIAEAFGVLTTSNPADWVSWLFGAVFAMTAATIVSGAVAGRMKLRAYVSYTVLLAAVIYPVVTGLTWGGGLLASLGFADFAGGMIVHGMGGIAGLTAAYVVGPRLGRYNEDGSVNVIPGHSMTFAVLGTLVLAFGWYGFNVGTAASVFAVENGELTLGAFSYVGRVALTTTLGMAAGAIGASALSLFKTGKVDTLYVANGLLAGLVGVTSNTNAITWVGGIVIGLLAGAQLPIVFEFVEKRLKIDDVCAVFPVHGSAGVLGAVLLPFFAVDGFTVGALVSQVVGVVVIAAWTIAATAIVFGVIKALGEIRVTRDHELEGLDSSEHGVDTYPEFGRPDTAADGGFVEDESGIIRADGGEANDGGIKMVTAFIRPDKLSAVKTGLAEIGAPSLTVTNVSGRGSQPAKKGQWRGEEYTVDLHQKVKIECVVADIPAEDVAEAISEAAQTGEKGDGKVFVLPVENAYQIRTGEVGREAV